Genomic window (Luteibacter yeojuensis):
ACGGTGTCGTTCCACATCATATTCCCGGCCATCAGCATTGGCCTTGCGAGCTATCTCGCGGTACTCGAAGGCCTGTGGCTGAGGACCGGCAAGCTCGTCTACAAGGAACTGTTCTTCTTCTGGTCGAAGATCTTCGCCGTGGGCTTCGCGATGGGCGTGGTCTCGGGCGTGGTGATGAGCTACCAGTTCGGTACGAACTGGTCGGGCTTCTCGGCCGTGGCGGGATCGGTCACCGGCCCGCTGCTCACCTTCGAAGTGATGACGGCTTTTTTCCTGGAAGCCGGCTTCCTCGGCATCATGCTGTTCGGCTGGACGAAGGTAGGCCCCAGGGCGCACTTCTTCGCCACGCTGATGGTGGCCACGGGCACCCTCATCTCCACCTTCTGGATCCTCTCGTCGAACAGCTGGATGCAGACGCCGCAAGGCCATGCGATCGTGAATGGCAAGGTGGTTCCCGTCGACTGGTTCAAGATCGTCTTCAACCCGTCGTTCCCCTATCGCCTCGTGCACATGTCGCTGGCCGCCTTCATCGTGGCCGCCCTGCTCGTGGGTGCCTGCGCGGCCTGGCACCTGCTTCGCGACCGGAAGGGTCCGGGCATCCGCAAGTCGTTCTCCATGGCGCTGTGGATGCTCCTGCTCGTGGTGCCCATCCAGATCGCCGTCGGCGACGCGCATGGCCTCAATACCCGCGAATACCAGCCGGCCAAGATCGCAGCGATCGAAGGTATCTGGGAAACGGAAAAAGGCGGCACGGCACTGAACCTGGTGGGCTGGCCCGACATGCAGGCCGAGACCACCCGGTACGCATGGCAGATACCGCACCTGGGCAGCCTCGTCCTGACGCACAGCTGGGACGGCGAGGTGCGGGGCCTCAAGACATTCGCCCCCGAAGACCGCCCGAACTCCACCATCGTCTTCTGGAGCTTCCGCATCATGGTGGGAATGGGGCTGCTCA
Coding sequences:
- a CDS encoding cytochrome ubiquinol oxidase subunit I, translating into MNVPDTALLLARWQFAFTVSFHIIFPAISIGLASYLAVLEGLWLRTGKLVYKELFFFWSKIFAVGFAMGVVSGVVMSYQFGTNWSGFSAVAGSVTGPLLTFEVMTAFFLEAGFLGIMLFGWTKVGPRAHFFATLMVATGTLISTFWILSSNSWMQTPQGHAIVNGKVVPVDWFKIVFNPSFPYRLVHMSLAAFIVAALLVGACAAWHLLRDRKGPGIRKSFSMALWMLLLVVPIQIAVGDAHGLNTREYQPAKIAAIEGIWETEKGGTALNLVGWPDMQAETTRYAWQIPHLGSLVLTHSWDGEVRGLKTFAPEDRPNSTIVFWSFRIMVGMGLLMLLLATLGLALRRNGRLYESRWFQRFALYMGPTGLVALLAGWVTTEAGRQPWVVYGVLRTRDAVSAINVQQVGTSLMIFVMVYFLVFGTGIYYMLKLMAKGPDLPRDEADATAPDTGHGHERFDHRPMSRPTEPIDE